TAGATATTACATATTTAAACGTAGCGCTAATAATGCATTTTAAAAACGCAAAAGTAGCGTAGAGTATTGCCAAAAATGCAATAAAGCCAAAAGGACCAGAGAGCATCAACGATAAAAACTTTAACCAGGTTTCTGCTGTGAATAATACTCCTGCTGTTAAGTCTAAGAATGCAAATTTCTCACCTCCTTCCCCTACATAGCCAGAGAAACTATCAACTAAATAAGTGGTACCATCTACAAAAAGTCTGGATAAAGTTGTACCAAAGAGTTCCCAGCTTCTATCGCTAAAGGCAAAAGCTATAAATGCTATCTTGAACATTCTTACAATGAAATCAAATTTACTTAGCTGTATTGTTCCAAGCATATAGCCAACGACAGTAAATATAACGTATAGAGTAAGCAAAGCTCTTACTCCTTGAAGCAGGCCCTTTCTATATCCTTCATATGAATCGCCAACACTGTTTTTAAATCCTCCTGTTGCAAATTTAAATATCTCGTTTATATTTGATGAAATAAAATCGTTTATTTTTCTTTTTAGAAATAAATTTACTGTGTACTTATTGTTTTCGTAATATTTGCCGTCTTTGTCCGTAATATCATCTTTCTCCACGTTGCTTACATCAATGCCGAAATATATCTTCTTAGATTCTCCATCCTGAAAGTGTTTTCCGCTTATTACATCTAATATGGTGTACTCATCTTTTCCGTTTACTCTTTCTCTCACCCCTACCACTTTGAAATCATTAGTTCCCACACCATGCAAATCTTTAGGTGGCTCATCACCCAAATACATATACAGTTTTTCGCCATTAATGTATTGACATGATCTAGTTACTTTAACATGGTACCCACCTCTATTAGCTTCATAGTGACCATAATCTGCAATGGCAAGCATCACACTACTACCAGATGTTACATTTTTTACTGTATAGTCACTATTTAATTTCAGAGAAAAATCCTTAAAATTATCACTAATTTGCGAACACACATTATCCTTTCTTGCACCTACTTCATTATCTGGAAGACATTGGATACCTTTAGCAGTACCTTGATTATCAAGATCACCAATTTTTGCAACAAGAGCCTCAGCCCAGGAAATATCTTCTTCAGTGTTTGATGTAAAATCAACGTTAATCTGCTTGGGATCCTCTTTATTTTTCTTAATCTTCTCAAGTCTATCTTCAACCTCTTTAAGGTGAGAATACATATCACATCTATTTCCTTTATCGTACTTCTTATACCTTATAGAAGAGACACAGTTTTGTTCTCCTGCTTGACCTGAACCATAGTTCCATATACCCTTCTCGGTATAGCACACGTTCTGATAGTAACAATTAAGCTCATAAGAGCTGTACTTTTTTATCTCGTTAAAATCGCAATTTTTTCCTTTGCATAGTTGATCCAACCCTATTTTAGTAGAGTTATACTTTTTCACCTCGTTAAAATCGCAGCTTTTTCCATCACATAATTCGTTCAATCCTATTTTAGCGCGGCGTAAATCAAGTAGCGAACCATATACCCATGGTTCGTTGTCTTGAATATAACCTTTATTAAAATGCACCTTATTATCATATGGGGTATACCCATTGCCAACTAGCACTTTGCTTTCCTTTGCTTTTGTTTTATCAAGAGGTAAAAATTGTATTTTATTTTTTGTACCATCTTTACCATCACAAAAAAACTCTCCCCCCTGATGTACTTCACTCACTGTAGCTTTCTTATATACAGTTTCCTTACGGTCATTTTCTACAGCTCTATAACAATTGTCATCAAAGCTGATACCTTTCCCTCCTGAATTGTCATAATCAATTGTTATTTTTCTGGGAACTAAGCTGAAACTTAACCTGTCACCAGGATTTACTTTAATTCCAGTGTCTACATAACGTCTATTGCTGCCAAATCCTTTACCGCCGCACAATTCGTTTTCATTTACGTCTTTTTTATCAACGCCATAATTATTAAGCACATCGTTAATATTTGCAGCTTTACTATAATCTGGTTCTGAACCATCAGCACAAAAGCTAGCTGGCACAAGTACTTTCCTTGGATTTTTGTCTTCTTTAAAAGGGCAAAAATTTACTGATCCATCGAGGGTGAATTTGATTTCCTCACCCTTGCTAATTATCTGACCAGAATCAACCCAATGGATCTTATCTGCTTTATGAACTGGAACATCCACATTAACGCTGGTGTTTCTGCTCTGTAACCCAGGCTCAACACAATCCATGTTACAACCAGTGATTGCGAAACATAATATAAATAATAACGATCTTTTACTTATCATTATGAGCCCCCTGGTATCTTAGGCCCTTGAGGTCCTTGAGCCCTTTGCGGTATTTGAGGCCTTTGACTTGGCGTACCTGATTGTTGAGAAACACTTCCTGCTCTTCTTTGAGCGCTTTGTTCATCTAACCCTACTGTTCCCATTAAGCTTTGTTGATATTCTTTTCCAAGTTCGTTTTGCACATAAACACCAAACAACGAGTCAGATATTTTCGAAGAAGCTTCAACTAAAGCTTTCATAGCGTGTCCCAAAATAACAAAAGCCATCATAGCGGTAATATTAGGTGTATATTTGGAAGCATAACCATAGAAGATACAAGGGTTAAAAATCTTTAGGTTAATACTAAGTATACACGTAGAGCAGACTTCAAAATCAAATACTGAATACACAATATAATCCATAACCTGGCTTATCAGTGATATAAAAATTAAAAGCACTACTGGATGAATCGCAAATCTTGCTAAATTTTTAACCCAGTTGTGAAACATCTGCCTAGTATACGCAAATAAAAGACAAATAATAAAAATAGGCGCTAAAGAAAGCAGTAACGCAACTATTGCTATAGATGTAATAAAAGAAAATAAGGCTTTGAGAATAGATAAGCTCACTGTGATTAACCCCCAAATCACCAAGCAAAAAGATACAATGCCCAAAGGGCCGGAAAATATAAGAGATACTATTAACAATACTGAATGCGATGACAAAAATCTATTCAACGGCAAATCAAGAAACTCAAAAACATTTGATGTAGTGCCTCTAAAATTTGCTATTTCTATTAGTTGTCTTGGAGTGTTAACAAACACAGAAAATGCGTTGTTATAAAAAAAGTTCCAGCTATTATCCTGCAATAGCTGGGTAATGATTCCTATCTTTACGCATATAATTAAAAACTCATATATAGAAACATGAGTTAACCCAAAAAAGTAATAAAGAGTATACAAGACTATGTATAATACTAGTAGCGATATTATCGTGGATCTAATGGTATTTGTTCTGCTTGATTTTATAAAACTTTCGTAAAGAGACTTTACAGGACTAGTATCAGAGTGAATTGCGTTAGGGTCTTTATAATTAGAGCCGAAAAATGCAGTTTTCACTTTCTCATCAAAAAAATTATATATTGCACTAAAAGTTCTTGTAGGTGGCTCTTTAGTTGTTAGGTTAATGCTAAACTGACCTTCATTTTTGTAATCGCAGCCATGGTCTCTTATTCCGTAATATATGGTGCCTGTTTTGTCTTTTAATTTTCCTTTCAAGTTTTCCATGCTGATATCTACAGATATATCCGCTTGGTTTTCACCAGGCTTATGTTCAGGAAGTTTGTCAGAGACGCTTATATACAAGCTATTCTCCAGACTGTGGTTCTTCGTTACTCTTATGTTGAAACCACCCTTGCCAGTACCATCACCTAACGTAAAAATTAATTCTGAGTTTATTGCATGGCTATCACTTATCTCGTGATTACAACTAGTACATATACCACCATATCGCGCATTTTTAAACTTTACACCATCCATATAAACACTTAAGTATTGAACATCAGTTTCTATTTTTGCATCCTTTAAAATGTCACTAATAGCCTCACCAACAGATTCGTCATTAATAGGCTTTAAAGCACTTGTAACGGATGTATCCAGATTGCGTTTTGTAGCATTCTGTGCAAGACTAGGCAAACAAAGCTTTTCTCCACGATTATCAAGAAAGCATGCATATTTACAGGTTAGGTCTAAAATATATGTATCTATCTTGCTTGCTTGATTACTTGAAAGCGAGCTGCAGTCTATATCTTTTCCTTGTTGTTTTATAGAATTGACAATATCTTCGATCTCCTTTCTTCTTTTATCTTGATCTGATCTTGAAAAATCTGGACTCTGATATTCTTTTCCATTTTGATGCAGCCAGTATTCATTGCTTCGTATGTACTTATTAGGACATATTCCATCCTGACATCCTTCTCGATTTAAAACATGTGCAAAATACTCCTCTTCTTTCTCGCTGCACCTTTCATCAATTTTTACATACCTGATTTTTGTCTCACTCTCTTTATCTTTACACACTTTACTTCCAATCACACTAAAGCTTATCGTATCACCAGCTTCAAGTGCAAATGGTAATGTAACGTCATTTCTCCCAGGCCCAATTGCAAAATCTGCGTACTGCTTAGGACAAAAATTAACCTTACTAGGCGCTATATCAATCTCTGTTACTCTTATTCTATCTGAGATATAGACACCAGAATCAACCCATTTCTGCTCTGTTGACACTATATCTAGTTTTTCACGCAAACCTGATAAATTTTCTGGCTTAATACAGTGATCCTCCCCGCATCCAGACAATAAAAAAAGCACCACAAAACTTATGCATAGCTTACCCAAGTTTTGGTTACTTAAACGTTTAAGCATCTGTTACTTACCTTAACTAGCATCACCGCCACCTTAGTTAATAGTTTCGCTGGAACCTTTACCACTATCTCCACCTCCTCCACCAGTACCTCTTGCCTTCTTAACAGCCGCAGCAGCAGCTTGACCAACACCTCCAGCAGCAGCTTTGGCAGCAGATAAAGCTTTGCCCACCATTTGTCCAGGTGTATGACCTGAGCCAAGTGCTGCTCTATGGTTACCAGCAAGTTCAGCAGCCATGTTAGGCAGAATGTTTAAAAAGTGGTAAAAGAGGAATAACACTAGACACAACTTTAATAACTCTCCGATGAGAGAGCTGCCAAACTCCATGTATGTAAAGTCGAATAGACCAAGTATGCTGCTCTTTTTAAAGCTGTAGTTTTGCATCATACATGCTAGAGTAGTTTCATTGTTATTACATTCTCCATCTTTCAATTTAAACCATTGTTTTTTGCTACCACCCGAGGCTTTTATTTTATCCTCATATTCCTTGTCCGACTCAAAGTTCAAATTTTTAAAATAAATTTTATCACATGCTATGAACATAAAGGACAAAAACGCAAAAAGGATAACCGGGTATAAGCTATAGGTAATCAACTCTTTCACCCAGCCGTCAAAATATCCTTTGGTGTGTTGGAATAAAACCATAGGGATGAACAAAGGTGATAAAATGATGATTACACTCAAAGCAACTAGAGATAAAATAAATACATAGCACAGCCACAAAATAACCATCATCAGCAAAATGGCCATAAATATAGCAACAAGAGCTATTAAAATCTGTCCACCAGCAAAAATAATACCAATCACCGAACCTGCAACTAACAAGACAGGAGCAGCACCAAGCAAGACCGCTAACGTTGCAACACCTCCAGTACCAATTTTGCCACCAATTCCATCTAAAGGGGCACCTAAATAAAATAAAATTCTACAATCAAGCCTATCCCAAGGTGCAAGATAACTGTAAGATACCTTCTTTCCTGCACGAGTATATTCATAATCTGTACCTGCGTTATAATTACATATGCCTTTACTTTCAGATGATGCTTTTAGCACTATCTCTGACAAACCATTTGAGAGACGAGTTAATTCTCCATAATAATGAGACATGGTACTACCTGTTGTGAAGTAAATCACTAAAGCGAATTTTATGATCAACATGTACATTTCTTGAGGCCTCTGAACTCCACCAGACATGGCTTTTATAGAGAACAATACTAAAGCTAGAACCAAAACAGCAGTTACAGTGTTTTTCAACCTCTTTTGTGCTACAGATAAGAAACTGCCCTTGTTATGTCCATCTTTATCCTTAAGTGGGCTGCCACTTGAATCAATACCTGCAACTAAATTATCTAACGATTCCTTAATGCATTGCACTATCATAGAAGTCACGGGAATAGGAGCTAATGATTTACTCCCTGCTTGATTGTAGCAAGCTTCAGAGATATACTTGCTAAAGCAACTGGCATTATTATAACCTACAAAAATTTTTCCTTCTTTTTCTTTGTCCCTTATAATAGTTTTGTAATCATCATCTCTGTCAATAGGAACTTCTTCCTTTCCTGTACCATCTTTATTTTTGAATATCATCACAGATTTTTCACACATAGGAGCAATCGGGTCAGGTGGCAATTCTGTGCATCCCATATCAACCCCTTGCGGCCAAGGAGTCATTTCGATACCAAGCATTCTCACACTTGCTAACTCCACACATAATCTGCCCATTTTTTTCACTGCTTTAAATGTTGATCCATGTATGGGTTCGCTCTGTCCTGCTTTGAGAACTTTACACTGCAAATCACCATCAACTCTTGGGGACCATGACCCACCTTCATATCCAGTATCTTTCTCC
The nucleotide sequence above comes from Wolbachia endosymbiont of Oedothorax gibbosus. Encoded proteins:
- a CDS encoding type IV secretion system protein, whose protein sequence is MISKRSLLFILCFAITGCNMDCVEPGLQSRNTSVNVDVPVHKADKIHWVDSGQIISKGEEIKFTLDGSVNFCPFKEDKNPRKVLVPASFCADGSEPDYSKAANINDVLNNYGVDKKDVNENELCGGKGFGSNRRYVDTGIKVNPGDRLSFSLVPRKITIDYDNSGGKGISFDDNCYRAVENDRKETVYKKATVSEVHQGGEFFCDGKDGTKNKIQFLPLDKTKAKESKVLVGNGYTPYDNKVHFNKGYIQDNEPWVYGSLLDLRRAKIGLNELCDGKSCDFNEVKKYNSTKIGLDQLCKGKNCDFNEIKKYSSYELNCYYQNVCYTEKGIWNYGSGQAGEQNCVSSIRYKKYDKGNRCDMYSHLKEVEDRLEKIKKNKEDPKQINVDFTSNTEEDISWAEALVAKIGDLDNQGTAKGIQCLPDNEVGARKDNVCSQISDNFKDFSLKLNSDYTVKNVTSGSSVMLAIADYGHYEANRGGYHVKVTRSCQYINGEKLYMYLGDEPPKDLHGVGTNDFKVVGVRERVNGKDEYTILDVISGKHFQDGESKKIYFGIDVSNVEKDDITDKDGKYYENNKYTVNLFLKRKINDFISSNINEIFKFATGGFKNSVGDSYEGYRKGLLQGVRALLTLYVIFTVVGYMLGTIQLSKFDFIVRMFKIAFIAFAFSDRSWELFGTTLSRLFVDGTTYLVDSFSGYVGEGGEKFAFLDLTAGVLFTAETWLKFLSLMLSGPFGFIAFLAILYATFAFLKCIISATFKYVISTVLVAFLLSLTPLFIVFILFQQTKPLFDNWIKTLAHVAVQPVILFSSLSLLNQLMYSVLYNLTNFSACYQCLISVNFLSYDLCLMKSILPLGYSPGTNVDVALSTGERAGGHFAALPIDLIQAFMYLIIASAMESFVSISETMAQTLFTSGFGVAGSVGQVARSASQAMLSTVGLDDRTQGVIQNIKQQVSKDRGKIEAKLPDTPKQPGKKEDSKESPDKKERGSSKPEAPKQSGQQKNPDETIRSDPSAKAKNKEENGEK
- a CDS encoding type IV secretion system protein → MLKRLSNQNLGKLCISFVVLFLLSGCGEDHCIKPENLSGLREKLDIVSTEQKWVDSGVYISDRIRVTEIDIAPSKVNFCPKQYADFAIGPGRNDVTLPFALEAGDTISFSVIGSKVCKDKESETKIRYVKIDERCSEKEEEYFAHVLNREGCQDGICPNKYIRSNEYWLHQNGKEYQSPDFSRSDQDKRRKEIEDIVNSIKQQGKDIDCSSLSSNQASKIDTYILDLTCKYACFLDNRGEKLCLPSLAQNATKRNLDTSVTSALKPINDESVGEAISDILKDAKIETDVQYLSVYMDGVKFKNARYGGICTSCNHEISDSHAINSELIFTLGDGTGKGGFNIRVTKNHSLENSLYISVSDKLPEHKPGENQADISVDISMENLKGKLKDKTGTIYYGIRDHGCDYKNEGQFSINLTTKEPPTRTFSAIYNFFDEKVKTAFFGSNYKDPNAIHSDTSPVKSLYESFIKSSRTNTIRSTIISLLVLYIVLYTLYYFFGLTHVSIYEFLIICVKIGIITQLLQDNSWNFFYNNAFSVFVNTPRQLIEIANFRGTTSNVFEFLDLPLNRFLSSHSVLLIVSLIFSGPLGIVSFCLVIWGLITVSLSILKALFSFITSIAIVALLLSLAPIFIICLLFAYTRQMFHNWVKNLARFAIHPVVLLIFISLISQVMDYIVYSVFDFEVCSTCILSINLKIFNPCIFYGYASKYTPNITAMMAFVILGHAMKALVEASSKISDSLFGVYVQNELGKEYQQSLMGTVGLDEQSAQRRAGSVSQQSGTPSQRPQIPQRAQGPQGPKIPGGS
- a CDS encoding type IV secretion system protein; amino-acid sequence: MFKTKLSLLLIAIFLLNIDFLLSYPVLADGVSGTDKTEFVSRFNSTGSFSRASNPDCGAFKTAAALAGIAIAVGAIFTGIVLIVSSAGVFTAIVIVGMIAAIVGVWKAIGGLVVCEHSFVKHPVARDHDGKYKNFKLKDTGYSVYTDKNYQKEDEYFSALQGKSGKDGKQTEKEILDSNNSDTMNNEYKNYFWPKNGVQYSEYIEVCHRNPLTFGNLFGDIDFNVREKDTGYEGGSWSPRVDGDLQCKVLKAGQSEPIHGSTFKAVKKMGRLCVELASVRMLGIEMTPWPQGVDMGCTELPPDPIAPMCEKSVMIFKNKDGTGKEEVPIDRDDDYKTIIRDKEKEGKIFVGYNNASCFSKYISEACYNQAGSKSLAPIPVTSMIVQCIKESLDNLVAGIDSSGSPLKDKDGHNKGSFLSVAQKRLKNTVTAVLVLALVLFSIKAMSGGVQRPQEMYMLIIKFALVIYFTTGSTMSHYYGELTRLSNGLSEIVLKASSESKGICNYNAGTDYEYTRAGKKVSYSYLAPWDRLDCRILFYLGAPLDGIGGKIGTGGVATLAVLLGAAPVLLVAGSVIGIIFAGGQILIALVAIFMAILLMMVILWLCYVFILSLVALSVIIILSPLFIPMVLFQHTKGYFDGWVKELITYSLYPVILFAFLSFMFIACDKIYFKNLNFESDKEYEDKIKASGGSKKQWFKLKDGECNNNETTLACMMQNYSFKKSSILGLFDFTYMEFGSSLIGELLKLCLVLFLFYHFLNILPNMAAELAGNHRAALGSGHTPGQMVGKALSAAKAAAGGVGQAAAAAVKKARGTGGGGGDSGKGSSETIN